In Apis mellifera strain DH4 linkage group LG3, Amel_HAv3.1, whole genome shotgun sequence, one DNA window encodes the following:
- the LOC413388 gene encoding histone-lysine N-methyltransferase EHMT2 isoform X1 yields MSENKSKEDATMEGCQEGGEEEGMAAERVEDKVSIQQILEGMTNEFNKSVSPVKSTEINRSEKLDHEEIEKSEINFDKSAIEKELAGDKDIEDISIKQKTTESMSIDENHREDHKEDTGKQEILKKDNGIPRIVLTFRTIDENTDDGKKTKISSCSSNLTLVPDELVNCDQIGGVSVKIENSDENSDNIEKSDSEEGRPEEVVIESKNKESEEKIEESKLPKEDMRVITEDKTTISNEKTKTDEADTSIEPTEQVDQADSTVPVTRKRRTGRPRLRALSDHTEESPGPKRSARRLCKETLKSTVLENAMARKEKSNYTEENLQFKKQRKYNKPGRPKKVIQGKDQNKQLQTKPPDIRQEIESSISDGNITISEVNSTLEYSRNSISENNANETILDESQSYSSDFDGMPKLSPMIKSSESQTKLNNSIGSSTSDDISLADIEKPFLKPAAGRPKRERGRPRGSQAARKIAKADSFEDGSVSIAETGKNNDYPEGNILKLFNIIIITKNDYVNLYMNIVESIVPIKRTRRSMAPSPSPAEGQASKPESTAIMSETYSQSMLCLCQVRSQLYVTITGSGAPLYCTAIDSIDNRLVGCCNEVDSNDVAMRRPSTRVPFIILCRMHKERLLRHNCCPSCGLFCSQGRFIQCINGHQYHRECEIYPNKKGVCPHCGNETTAYDVMVTMSGLRKPVFIPTRKKFSKLPSAKMSLPGKGDNTKLAERPPSPLIQPDIIKIPEPSVNSERPERYTIMSLYTSVKNGDLEKLVNVLACGYNANHTFRDYAHRTGLHIAADKGHLSCVHVLVQAGAQLDVMDRNQLTPLMLAASKGKADVVKYLIRIGADVTLKGEDGMTALHMAAKSGHLEVCRIILTECKAPRTLVDSVDDGGWTSLIWACEFCHTDVARFLLDRKCDPLIRDAEQNIALHWSAFSGSSEITEMLLNEGCDVNAVNVHGDTPLHIAARQDQYAVSVLLLARGAKIGEVNAAGETAVNCCTNDGDTMSALRLNAKVNELSEHMWEKTIKILTNDISRGKETNPIQCVNGYDSEDKPTDFLYVTENCFTSNINVDRTITSLQSCRCEDNCSSEKCLCGNISLRCWYDEEGKLIPEFNYTDPPMLFECNPACDCNRITCNNRVIQHGLTQRFQLFRTKGKGWGLRTLRHIPKGSYVCEYVGEIISDSEADHREDDSYLFDLDNRDGETYCIDARRYGNIARFINHSCAPNLLPVRVFVEHQDLHFPRIAFFANRDIEADEELGFDYGEKFWIIKCKSFTCTCGAENCRYSEKTIQVTLDNYRRKIQQEEMLAAQSS; encoded by the exons atgtCTGAAAATAAGAGCAAAGAAGATGCCACGATGGAGGGTTGTCAAGAAGGGGGCGAAGAAGAAGGTATGGCTGCCGAAAGGGTCGAAGATAAGGTCAGTATCCAACAGATTCTCGAGGGTATGACTAATGAATTTAACAAAAGTGTAAGTCCTGTCAAAAGTAcagaaattaatcgatcagAAAAATTGGATCAtgaggaaattgaaaaatcggagataaattttgataaatcagCAATTGAAAAAGAACTTGCTGGAGATAAGGATATagaagatatttcaataaagcAAAAAACTACAGAATCAATGTCAATAGATGAAAATCATAGAGAAGATCATAAAGAAGATACTggaaaacaagaaattttgaaaaaagataatggAATTCCGCGTATCGTTCTTACATTCAGAACAATCGACGAAAATACTGATGATggtaaaaaaacaaagatatcAAGTTGTTCCTCCAACCTTACTTTAGTTCCTGATGAATTGGTAAATTGTGATCAAATTGGCGGTGTTTctgttaaaattgaaaattcagatGAAAACTCCGATAATATTGAGAAATCAGATTCAGAAGAAGGTAGACCAGAAGAAGTAGTCatagaatcaaaaaataaagaatcagAGGAAAAGATAGAAGAATCAAAATTACCAAAAGAAGATATGAGGGTAATAACAGAAGATAAAACTACtatttctaatgaaaaaacaaagaCTGATGAAGCAGATACTTCAATAGAACCTACAGAACAGGTGGATCAAGCAGACAGCACAGTTCCAGTTACTAGGAAAAGAAGAACAGGACGACCTAGATTAAGAGCACTTag TGATCACACTGAAGAATCTCCAGGTCCTAAACGTTCTGCAAGGAGACTGTGTAAAGAAACATTAAAGAGTACTGTATTAGAAAATGCAATggcaaggaaagaaaaatctaattatacagaagaaaatttacaatttaaaaaacagcGGAAATATAACAAACCAGGAAGACCTAAAAAGGTGATACAAGGAAAGGATCAAAACAAACAGTTGCAAACTAAACCTCCTGATATACGTCAGGAAATAGAATCTTCCATTTCAGATGGAAATATCACTATTTCTGAGGTAAATTCAACATTAGAATATTCTAGAAATTCTATATCAGAAAATAATGCAAATGAGACAATCCTGGATGAATCACAAAGTTATTCATCTGATTTTGATGGTATGCCAAAATTATCTCCTATGATAAAAAGTTCAGAATCTcaaacaaaattgaataacTCAATTGGTAGTTCCACAAGCGATGATATATCTTTAGCAGATATTGAAAAACCATTTCTAAAACCTGCTGCTGGTAGACCTAaacgagaaagaggaagaccTAGAGGAAGTCAAGCTGCAAGAAAAATAGCAAAAGCAGATTCATTCGAAG atggtTCTGTATCAATTGCAGAAACAggcaaaaataatgattatcctgaaggtaatattttaaaattgtttaatattataattattacaaagaatgattatgttaatttatatatgaatattgtaGAAAGCATTGTACCtataaaaagaacaagaagaagtaTGGCTCCAAGTCCAAGTCCTGCAGAAGGACAAGCCTCAAAGCCAGAATCAACAGCAATTATGAGTGAA acaTATAGTCAATCAATGTTATGTTTATGTCAAGTAAGATCTCAACTATATGTAACAATAACTGGTTCTGGAGCACCATTATATTGTACTGCAATAGATTCCATTGATAATAGATTGGTAGGATGTTGTAATGAAGTTGATAGCAATGATGTGGCAATGAGAAGACCGAGTACACGTgttccttttattattttatgtcgAATGCATAAAGAAAGGCTTTTGAGACATAATTGTTGCCCTTCTTGTGGATTGTTTTGTTCACAAGGAAGATTTATACAATGTATTAATGGTCATCAATATCATCGTGAATGTgaaatttatccaaataaaAAAGGCGTATGTCCACATTGTGGAAACGAAACTACAGCATATGATGTAATGGTCACCATGAGTGGATTAAGAAAACCTGTATTCATTCCaactcgaaaaaaattttccaagctTCCTTCTGCAAAAATGAGTTTACCAGGGAAAGGTGACAATACAAAGTTGGCAGAGCGTCCTCCTAGTCCTTTGATTCAAccagatattattaaaatacctGAACCATCTGTTAATTCTGAAAGACCTGAACGTTATACTATTATGAGTCTCTATACATCTGTGAAAAATGGAGATTTAGAAAAACTAGTTAATGTTTTAG caTGTGGATATAATGCAAATCATACATTCCGGGATTATGCTCATCGGACTGGACTTCATATAGCCGCGGATAAAGGTCATTTGTCTTGCGTACATGTACTAGTGCAAGCTGGCGCTCAATTAGACGTGATGGATAGAAATCAATTAACACCTTTAATGTTAGCTGCTAGTAAGGGTAAAGCTGAtgtagtaaaatatttaataaggatAGGTGCTGATGTTACATTGAAAGGAGAAGATGGTATGACTGCTTTGCATATGGCTGCTAAATCTGGTCATTTAGAAGTATGTAGGATAATTTTGACAGAATGCAAAGCACCAAGAACATTAGtag atTCAGTTGATGATGGTGGATGGACTAGTTTAATTTGGGCATGTGAGTTTTGTCATACTGACGTCGCACGATTCTTATTAGATAGAAAGTGCGATCCTTTAATTCGAGATGCAGAACAAAACATAGCATTACATTGGAGTGCTTTTAGTGGAAGTTCAGAAATTACAGAAATGCTACTTAATGAAGGTTGTGATGTAAATGCTGTTAATGTTCATGGTGACACACCTtt gCATATAGCAGCAAGACAAGATCAATATGCAGTTAGTGTTCTTTTATTAGCTCGTGGTGCTAAAATAGGAGAAGTTAATGCTGCAGGTGAAACAGCAGTAAATTGCTGTACAAATGATGGTGATACTATGTCTGCTTTAAGATTAAATGCCAAAGTCAACGAACTTTCTGAACATATGTGGGAAAaaacaatcaaaatattaactaa TGATATCTCACGTGGTAAAGAAACAAATCCAATACAATGTGTTAATGGCTATGATTCAGAAGATAAGCCAACAGATTTTCTTTATGTAACCGAAAATTGTTTTACtagtaatataaatgttgATCGTACAATAACATCTTTACAATCTTGTCGATGTGAAGATAATTGTAGTTCAGAAAAATGTTTATGTGGAAACATAAGTTTAAGATGTTGGTATGATGAAGAAGGAAAATTGATTccagaatttaattataccg atccTCCAATGTTATTTGAATGCAATCCAGCATGTGACTGTAATCGTATAACATGTAATAATCGTGTTATTCAACATGGTCTGACGCaaagatttcaattatttcgaacCAAAGGTAAAGGATGGGGACTTAGAACGCTACGGCACATTCCGAAAGGTTCCTATGTATGTGAATATGTTGGCGAAATTATTTCGGATTCTGAAGCAGATCATCGAGAAGatgattcttatttatttgatttagatAATAGA GATGGAGAAACATATTGTATTGATGCCAGACGGTATGGAAACATCGCtcgttttataaatcattcttGTGCACCCAATCTCTTGCCCGTGCGAGTATTTGTTGAGCATCAGGATTTGCATTTTCCTAGGATAGCATTTTTTGCGAATCGCGACATCGAGGCAGATGAAGAGCTCGg CTTCGATTATGGAGAGAAATTCTGGATAATAAAATGCAAGTCATTCACATGTACCTGTGGAGCCGAAAACTGCCGATATTCTGAGAAGACTATACAAGTTACTTTGGACAACTACCGCAGAAAAATACAGCAAGAAGAAATGCTGGCAGCTCAATCATCGTAA
- the LOC413388 gene encoding histone-lysine N-methyltransferase EHMT2 isoform X2, which translates to MSENKSKEDATMEGCQEGGEEEGMAAERVEDKVSIQQILEGMTNEFNKSVSPVKSTEINRSEKLDHEEIEKSEINFDKSAIEKELAGDKDIEDISIKQKTTESMSIDENHREDHKEDTGKQEILKKDNGIPRIVLTFRTIDENTDDGKKTKISSCSSNLTLVPDELVNCDQIGGVSVKIENSDENSDNIEKSDSEEGRPEEVVIESKNKESEEKIEESKLPKEDMRVITEDKTTISNEKTKTDEADTSIEPTEQVDQADSTVPVTRKRRTGRPRLRALSDHTEESPGPKRSARRLCKETLKSTVLENAMARKEKSNYTEENLQFKKQRKYNKPGRPKKVIQGKDQNKQLQTKPPDIRQEIESSISDGNITISEVNSTLEYSRNSISENNANETILDESQSYSSDFDGMPKLSPMIKSSESQTKLNNSIGSSTSDDISLADIEKPFLKPAAGRPKRERGRPRGSQAARKIAKADSFEDGSVSIAETGKNNDYPEESIVPIKRTRRSMAPSPSPAEGQASKPESTAIMSETYSQSMLCLCQVRSQLYVTITGSGAPLYCTAIDSIDNRLVGCCNEVDSNDVAMRRPSTRVPFIILCRMHKERLLRHNCCPSCGLFCSQGRFIQCINGHQYHRECEIYPNKKGVCPHCGNETTAYDVMVTMSGLRKPVFIPTRKKFSKLPSAKMSLPGKGDNTKLAERPPSPLIQPDIIKIPEPSVNSERPERYTIMSLYTSVKNGDLEKLVNVLACGYNANHTFRDYAHRTGLHIAADKGHLSCVHVLVQAGAQLDVMDRNQLTPLMLAASKGKADVVKYLIRIGADVTLKGEDGMTALHMAAKSGHLEVCRIILTECKAPRTLVDSVDDGGWTSLIWACEFCHTDVARFLLDRKCDPLIRDAEQNIALHWSAFSGSSEITEMLLNEGCDVNAVNVHGDTPLHIAARQDQYAVSVLLLARGAKIGEVNAAGETAVNCCTNDGDTMSALRLNAKVNELSEHMWEKTIKILTNDISRGKETNPIQCVNGYDSEDKPTDFLYVTENCFTSNINVDRTITSLQSCRCEDNCSSEKCLCGNISLRCWYDEEGKLIPEFNYTDPPMLFECNPACDCNRITCNNRVIQHGLTQRFQLFRTKGKGWGLRTLRHIPKGSYVCEYVGEIISDSEADHREDDSYLFDLDNRDGETYCIDARRYGNIARFINHSCAPNLLPVRVFVEHQDLHFPRIAFFANRDIEADEELGFDYGEKFWIIKCKSFTCTCGAENCRYSEKTIQVTLDNYRRKIQQEEMLAAQSS; encoded by the exons atgtCTGAAAATAAGAGCAAAGAAGATGCCACGATGGAGGGTTGTCAAGAAGGGGGCGAAGAAGAAGGTATGGCTGCCGAAAGGGTCGAAGATAAGGTCAGTATCCAACAGATTCTCGAGGGTATGACTAATGAATTTAACAAAAGTGTAAGTCCTGTCAAAAGTAcagaaattaatcgatcagAAAAATTGGATCAtgaggaaattgaaaaatcggagataaattttgataaatcagCAATTGAAAAAGAACTTGCTGGAGATAAGGATATagaagatatttcaataaagcAAAAAACTACAGAATCAATGTCAATAGATGAAAATCATAGAGAAGATCATAAAGAAGATACTggaaaacaagaaattttgaaaaaagataatggAATTCCGCGTATCGTTCTTACATTCAGAACAATCGACGAAAATACTGATGATggtaaaaaaacaaagatatcAAGTTGTTCCTCCAACCTTACTTTAGTTCCTGATGAATTGGTAAATTGTGATCAAATTGGCGGTGTTTctgttaaaattgaaaattcagatGAAAACTCCGATAATATTGAGAAATCAGATTCAGAAGAAGGTAGACCAGAAGAAGTAGTCatagaatcaaaaaataaagaatcagAGGAAAAGATAGAAGAATCAAAATTACCAAAAGAAGATATGAGGGTAATAACAGAAGATAAAACTACtatttctaatgaaaaaacaaagaCTGATGAAGCAGATACTTCAATAGAACCTACAGAACAGGTGGATCAAGCAGACAGCACAGTTCCAGTTACTAGGAAAAGAAGAACAGGACGACCTAGATTAAGAGCACTTag TGATCACACTGAAGAATCTCCAGGTCCTAAACGTTCTGCAAGGAGACTGTGTAAAGAAACATTAAAGAGTACTGTATTAGAAAATGCAATggcaaggaaagaaaaatctaattatacagaagaaaatttacaatttaaaaaacagcGGAAATATAACAAACCAGGAAGACCTAAAAAGGTGATACAAGGAAAGGATCAAAACAAACAGTTGCAAACTAAACCTCCTGATATACGTCAGGAAATAGAATCTTCCATTTCAGATGGAAATATCACTATTTCTGAGGTAAATTCAACATTAGAATATTCTAGAAATTCTATATCAGAAAATAATGCAAATGAGACAATCCTGGATGAATCACAAAGTTATTCATCTGATTTTGATGGTATGCCAAAATTATCTCCTATGATAAAAAGTTCAGAATCTcaaacaaaattgaataacTCAATTGGTAGTTCCACAAGCGATGATATATCTTTAGCAGATATTGAAAAACCATTTCTAAAACCTGCTGCTGGTAGACCTAaacgagaaagaggaagaccTAGAGGAAGTCAAGCTGCAAGAAAAATAGCAAAAGCAGATTCATTCGAAG atggtTCTGTATCAATTGCAGAAACAggcaaaaataatgattatcctgaag AAAGCATTGTACCtataaaaagaacaagaagaagtaTGGCTCCAAGTCCAAGTCCTGCAGAAGGACAAGCCTCAAAGCCAGAATCAACAGCAATTATGAGTGAA acaTATAGTCAATCAATGTTATGTTTATGTCAAGTAAGATCTCAACTATATGTAACAATAACTGGTTCTGGAGCACCATTATATTGTACTGCAATAGATTCCATTGATAATAGATTGGTAGGATGTTGTAATGAAGTTGATAGCAATGATGTGGCAATGAGAAGACCGAGTACACGTgttccttttattattttatgtcgAATGCATAAAGAAAGGCTTTTGAGACATAATTGTTGCCCTTCTTGTGGATTGTTTTGTTCACAAGGAAGATTTATACAATGTATTAATGGTCATCAATATCATCGTGAATGTgaaatttatccaaataaaAAAGGCGTATGTCCACATTGTGGAAACGAAACTACAGCATATGATGTAATGGTCACCATGAGTGGATTAAGAAAACCTGTATTCATTCCaactcgaaaaaaattttccaagctTCCTTCTGCAAAAATGAGTTTACCAGGGAAAGGTGACAATACAAAGTTGGCAGAGCGTCCTCCTAGTCCTTTGATTCAAccagatattattaaaatacctGAACCATCTGTTAATTCTGAAAGACCTGAACGTTATACTATTATGAGTCTCTATACATCTGTGAAAAATGGAGATTTAGAAAAACTAGTTAATGTTTTAG caTGTGGATATAATGCAAATCATACATTCCGGGATTATGCTCATCGGACTGGACTTCATATAGCCGCGGATAAAGGTCATTTGTCTTGCGTACATGTACTAGTGCAAGCTGGCGCTCAATTAGACGTGATGGATAGAAATCAATTAACACCTTTAATGTTAGCTGCTAGTAAGGGTAAAGCTGAtgtagtaaaatatttaataaggatAGGTGCTGATGTTACATTGAAAGGAGAAGATGGTATGACTGCTTTGCATATGGCTGCTAAATCTGGTCATTTAGAAGTATGTAGGATAATTTTGACAGAATGCAAAGCACCAAGAACATTAGtag atTCAGTTGATGATGGTGGATGGACTAGTTTAATTTGGGCATGTGAGTTTTGTCATACTGACGTCGCACGATTCTTATTAGATAGAAAGTGCGATCCTTTAATTCGAGATGCAGAACAAAACATAGCATTACATTGGAGTGCTTTTAGTGGAAGTTCAGAAATTACAGAAATGCTACTTAATGAAGGTTGTGATGTAAATGCTGTTAATGTTCATGGTGACACACCTtt gCATATAGCAGCAAGACAAGATCAATATGCAGTTAGTGTTCTTTTATTAGCTCGTGGTGCTAAAATAGGAGAAGTTAATGCTGCAGGTGAAACAGCAGTAAATTGCTGTACAAATGATGGTGATACTATGTCTGCTTTAAGATTAAATGCCAAAGTCAACGAACTTTCTGAACATATGTGGGAAAaaacaatcaaaatattaactaa TGATATCTCACGTGGTAAAGAAACAAATCCAATACAATGTGTTAATGGCTATGATTCAGAAGATAAGCCAACAGATTTTCTTTATGTAACCGAAAATTGTTTTACtagtaatataaatgttgATCGTACAATAACATCTTTACAATCTTGTCGATGTGAAGATAATTGTAGTTCAGAAAAATGTTTATGTGGAAACATAAGTTTAAGATGTTGGTATGATGAAGAAGGAAAATTGATTccagaatttaattataccg atccTCCAATGTTATTTGAATGCAATCCAGCATGTGACTGTAATCGTATAACATGTAATAATCGTGTTATTCAACATGGTCTGACGCaaagatttcaattatttcgaacCAAAGGTAAAGGATGGGGACTTAGAACGCTACGGCACATTCCGAAAGGTTCCTATGTATGTGAATATGTTGGCGAAATTATTTCGGATTCTGAAGCAGATCATCGAGAAGatgattcttatttatttgatttagatAATAGA GATGGAGAAACATATTGTATTGATGCCAGACGGTATGGAAACATCGCtcgttttataaatcattcttGTGCACCCAATCTCTTGCCCGTGCGAGTATTTGTTGAGCATCAGGATTTGCATTTTCCTAGGATAGCATTTTTTGCGAATCGCGACATCGAGGCAGATGAAGAGCTCGg CTTCGATTATGGAGAGAAATTCTGGATAATAAAATGCAAGTCATTCACATGTACCTGTGGAGCCGAAAACTGCCGATATTCTGAGAAGACTATACAAGTTACTTTGGACAACTACCGCAGAAAAATACAGCAAGAAGAAATGCTGGCAGCTCAATCATCGTAA